A genomic segment from Bradyrhizobium sp. ISRA430 encodes:
- the tssB gene encoding type VI secretion system contractile sheath small subunit: MATDSGQKFIRRNRAPRVHITYEDPYDAERLIELPFVMGVLSDLSGNNPGVEKTKVEERKFLEFDMDNFDSRMAAIQPGVTARVANRLSEGSDDKISVNLRFNKMSDFTPVAVARQVPATAKLLEARERLANLLRYMDGKVAAEDQLKKLLADPQLMAALRERAQSTEPDTES, encoded by the coding sequence ATGGCTACCGATAGCGGACAAAAATTCATTCGGCGAAACCGCGCACCGCGCGTGCACATCACATACGAAGACCCTTACGACGCCGAGCGGCTAATCGAACTGCCGTTCGTCATGGGGGTCCTCTCGGACCTTTCCGGCAACAACCCCGGCGTCGAGAAGACGAAAGTCGAGGAACGCAAATTCCTCGAGTTCGACATGGACAACTTCGACAGCCGCATGGCGGCGATCCAGCCCGGCGTGACGGCGCGCGTCGCCAATCGCCTCAGCGAAGGGTCCGACGATAAAATCTCCGTCAACCTGCGCTTCAACAAGATGTCCGACTTCACCCCCGTCGCGGTGGCCCGGCAGGTGCCGGCTACGGCCAAGCTGCTCGAGGCGCGCGAACGGCTCGCCAATCTGCTGCGCTATATGGATGGCAAGGTGGCCGCCGAGGATCAGCTCAAGAAACTTCTCGCCGATCCTCAACTGATGGCCGCGCTGCGGGAGCGCGCCCAGTCTACTGAACCCGACACCGAGAGCTAA